The following are from one region of the Candidatus Marinimicrobia bacterium CG08_land_8_20_14_0_20_45_22 genome:
- a CDS encoding pilus assembly protein PilB, with amino-acid sequence MSKLIGEILLEKGIISHDQLKKALEIQTSESATTRRQVGKILFEDLGIDRHAVLQELTAIFAIREMPVTAEMITEEQINFITEILDNHSDDFRAALIRNKIIPYQVTTQKGENVLTILCADPTNTEIKSLAGQLPYPKYEIVYDRLENLDGIINKCLSSRNEFFSLLDEIEYEDEEGPKEEVIDEAALDAEINQSALTTLVEGILVEAVRQGVSDIHIVPQPGNITDFNLRRDGKLSVYYSQKGVKPEAIAAVFKDKTRNVDRFERDIAQDGFIQKKVDGYLIRYRVSIVPIVGSEFDRKLESIVIRILDDRKVITDLRKLGLQKQALDDFKRAINKPSGIVIVTGPTGSGKSTTLVAALYSVISPEKCVLTVEEPVEYLINGARQLKISDKMNFDLAIRAILRHDPDIVLVGEIRDLKTAEIAIKLANTGHLTFSTLHTNDAPSAISRLYKMGIEPFLIAYSVNIIMAQRLVRKLCDACKRPIEHKDVEAARLLGFTDKEIEETTFYEAVGCNKCRNGYKGRIAIMEALYFTKEIRRLIVTAGEQVDEEALRTQAIKEGMLTLRVSGRERIKEGVTTIEEVAAVTVED; translated from the coding sequence TTGTCAAAACTCATTGGTGAAATATTACTGGAAAAAGGGATCATCAGCCATGACCAGTTGAAAAAAGCGCTGGAAATTCAGACGAGCGAATCTGCGACAACACGGCGACAAGTCGGTAAAATCCTGTTCGAGGATCTTGGAATCGACAGGCACGCGGTCTTACAAGAACTTACCGCTATTTTTGCCATCCGCGAGATGCCGGTAACCGCTGAAATGATCACCGAGGAACAAATCAATTTTATTACCGAAATTCTGGATAATCACAGCGACGATTTTCGTGCGGCGCTGATTCGTAATAAGATTATTCCCTACCAAGTTACAACGCAAAAGGGCGAAAACGTGCTGACGATTCTTTGTGCAGATCCTACCAACACAGAAATTAAATCTCTAGCAGGGCAACTTCCCTATCCAAAATACGAAATCGTATATGACCGTCTTGAAAACCTCGACGGAATAATCAATAAATGCCTCTCCAGCCGGAATGAATTTTTTAGTTTGCTGGATGAAATCGAATACGAAGATGAAGAAGGGCCAAAAGAAGAGGTTATCGATGAAGCCGCTTTGGATGCCGAAATCAACCAAAGCGCTTTGACAACTCTCGTCGAAGGAATTCTCGTCGAAGCTGTTCGCCAGGGGGTCAGCGATATTCATATCGTCCCCCAACCGGGAAACATAACTGATTTTAACTTGAGGCGAGACGGAAAACTTTCCGTCTATTATTCCCAAAAAGGGGTCAAACCCGAAGCAATCGCGGCTGTTTTTAAAGATAAGACACGGAATGTCGATCGATTTGAACGCGACATTGCACAGGATGGATTCATCCAGAAAAAAGTCGATGGCTATCTAATCCGTTACCGCGTCTCTATTGTCCCGATCGTCGGCTCCGAATTCGACCGAAAACTGGAGAGCATCGTCATCCGAATTCTTGACGACCGGAAAGTCATTACCGATTTGAGAAAACTGGGATTACAGAAACAGGCGTTGGACGATTTTAAACGCGCCATCAACAAACCATCCGGAATTGTCATCGTGACCGGTCCAACCGGAAGCGGAAAAAGTACGACTCTTGTGGCCGCCTTGTATTCCGTCATTTCTCCAGAAAAATGCGTTTTAACTGTAGAGGAGCCGGTCGAATATCTGATCAACGGCGCCCGCCAACTAAAGATCAGCGACAAAATGAACTTTGACCTCGCAATACGCGCAATTTTGCGGCATGATCCGGACATTGTTCTCGTCGGTGAAATCCGCGATCTGAAAACTGCTGAAATCGCCATCAAATTAGCCAATACGGGACACCTGACATTTTCAACGCTTCATACCAATGATGCCCCGAGCGCAATTTCCCGCTTATACAAAATGGGCATCGAACCATTTCTCATCGCATATTCCGTCAATATCATCATGGCTCAGCGACTCGTTCGGAAATTATGTGATGCATGCAAAAGACCGATAGAGCACAAAGATGTCGAGGCGGCACGACTTTTGGGATTTACGGATAAGGAAATAGAAGAAACGACTTTCTACGAAGCTGTCGGTTGCAACAAATGCCGGAACGGATACAAGGGCAGAATAGCAATCATGGAAGCCCTTTACTTCACAAAGGAAATCCGTCGGCTTATCGTCACTGCCGGCGAACAAGTGGATGAGGAAGCGCTTCGGACACAAGCTATTAAAGAAGGTATGTTGACGCTCCGGGTTTCTGGGCGTGAACGTATCAAAGAAGGCGTCACAACGATTGAAGAAGTTGCCGCCGTTACTGTCGAGGATTAA
- a CDS encoding twitching motility protein PilT — protein MDSNLIETAHQILQNFNESIPQFLYGIERQQFVANQLKNLEPDKRLILRKLIDAFLVEMRTKNASDIDLGSYGCHGNIWFRIHGEKVADSGLGQFSEAETDTLILNILMEQQTQNLIKYRNVDFSYSTTENGTLQRFRADVYFDLEHLAMNMRLISSEVRPISAFNFHPEILKALSLKFVKRGLVLITGITGSGKSTTMDSIIDANNRTVDSSIIIIGGPIEHVHEPKRCVVRHRSVGTDVLTFKDGAIQALRQDPDIIVVTEMRYADTIITTLEITDSGHKVFSTLHTSSAVESINRIIAEVPSDEQDRVRERLADVLTVVISQKLPRTLDNKRVLAKEVLLMIPPIRAAIKNNNLDEIYQMIQQSSHLGMITMEQDLKRLYEEKIISYEEAWANANNKKRFEEIVKYKV, from the coding sequence ATGGACTCAAATTTGATCGAAACTGCACATCAAATACTCCAAAATTTCAACGAGTCAATCCCACAATTTTTATATGGAATCGAACGCCAGCAATTCGTAGCAAACCAATTAAAAAATCTTGAGCCGGACAAACGGTTGATTCTCCGAAAACTCATCGATGCATTCCTTGTTGAGATGCGTACGAAAAACGCCTCAGATATCGATTTGGGGTCTTATGGTTGCCACGGTAATATCTGGTTCCGGATTCATGGCGAAAAAGTAGCGGATTCCGGATTGGGTCAATTTTCGGAGGCTGAAACTGATACACTCATCTTAAACATTCTCATGGAACAACAGACACAAAACCTTATCAAATACCGAAACGTCGATTTTTCTTACAGCACCACAGAAAATGGAACGCTCCAGCGTTTTCGTGCAGACGTTTATTTCGATCTGGAACACCTCGCAATGAATATGCGGTTGATCAGTTCGGAAGTTCGTCCGATTTCCGCATTTAATTTTCATCCCGAAATTCTCAAGGCGCTCAGTTTGAAATTCGTCAAGCGCGGTTTGGTTCTGATTACGGGAATAACCGGTTCGGGAAAAAGCACAACGATGGATTCGATCATCGACGCCAATAATCGCACGGTGGATTCTTCAATTATTATCATCGGCGGACCGATCGAACATGTTCATGAACCGAAACGATGCGTCGTCCGTCATCGAAGCGTCGGGACTGACGTCCTCACCTTCAAAGACGGAGCAATACAGGCACTGAGACAAGACCCGGATATCATTGTCGTTACCGAAATGCGTTACGCGGATACGATTATCACAACTCTGGAGATTACAGATAGCGGCCATAAAGTATTTTCGACGCTTCACACCTCCTCCGCGGTTGAGAGCATCAATCGAATTATCGCCGAGGTTCCATCGGATGAACAAGACCGCGTCCGTGAGCGACTCGCCGATGTTTTAACAGTCGTCATATCACAGAAACTTCCGCGAACTCTTGACAACAAGCGGGTTCTTGCGAAGGAAGTCTTGCTTATGATTCCACCGATTCGCGCCGCCATTAAAAATAACAATTTGGATGAAATCTATCAGATGATCCAGCAATCCTCCCATCTTGGTATGATCACGATGGAGCAGGACTTGAAACGTTTATACGAAGAAAAAATCATCTCTTACGAAGAAGCTTGGGCGAACGCTAATAATAAAAAGAGGTTCGAAGAAATTGTCAAATACAAAGTCTAA